ATTGATACCGTCGATGGAGGCAATTTCATCACCGGATTGGACGCCGCTTTGTTCAGCAGGTCCGCCTTCAATTACGCGGTTGATTATAAGTCTTTGTTGATCTTTGCTTTGCATCAAGTTGATGCCGATACCAACAATGCGAGCATCGATGGCGTCGTTTTCATCCTGGAAGGCTCTAGGATCGAGAAATCTAGTGTAAGGGTCGCTCAATGATTCGAGCATCACTTTGACATATTTGTGAGCGTCAGCAGTGGTCTTAATTTGCGAGTCAAACTTGTGCTCCAGCTCAAGCCAGTTGCGACCGTTGTAGTTGGAGTCGTAGTAGTTGTCTCTAACTAGCTGCCATGCACGGTGATAAACGTCTGTAGGCAGAGTCTTATGACCCATTGCCGGTACATTTATCGAGCTTCCCGCCATCAAGGCGAGCATGCAAATACAGACTATGCGCTTCCACTGGCTCATAGAAAACACCAAGATGAGTTAGGTAAAAATCGACCTGGTAGCGACAGCTTTAAGCAGAGCTCAAATCCATCGTCTTACGGGTTCGTACATCTTTTATTCCCGTGCCTACCGATTTTCAACATGGTGAAGATTAAAAAGAGCGCTTGGCAACCTATCTTTTCAAGCCAAACAGCGAGGCTCCTTTTGATACTTCGGCAAAGCCATATTCGCTCCAGCGGCTGTCTACCAGGCTTGACACTGCTTCGGACATGACAATGGGGGCTGGCCAGGAGCGATCAAAGCCCTCTGATTTCCATTTCTTTGTGGCGTCAATGCCGACTTTTGAGCCATAGCCCATCAGTGGTGAAGCGTGATCAAGGATATCCAGCGGTCCATCAGCAAACATCATGTCGCGCCTGGGGTCGGTGTTGCCAAAGACATGGAGCGCTACTTCGGAGAGATTATGGACATTAACTTCTTTGTCCACGATGATGGCAAACTTAGTAAACATCAGCTGTCCCAGTCCCCAGAGTGCACTCATTACCTTTTTGGCATGACCGGGAAAACGCTTATCAATAGCCACTATCACACAGTTATGGAAGACTCCTTCCCAGGGCAAGTTCATGTCTACAATCTCGGGCACTAACATCTGCACCATAGGCATAAAGATGCGTTCGGTGGCTTTGCCCAGATAGCAGTCTTCTTGCGGTGGTTTACCAACAATTGTGGTTTGATAAATTGGCTCTTTGCGGTGCGTCACAGCAGTCACGTGAAAGACTGGGAACAGTCCAGCTAGACTGTAAAAACCTGTGTGGTCGCCAAAGGGGCCTTCTTCTTTGAGATCCTTCTGGTCGACATAACCTTCGATTACTATTTCGGCATTGGCAGGTACTTCTAGGTCGATAGTCTGACATTTGGTCAGTCTGACTGGGCTCTGTCTCAAAAATCCAGCAAAAATAAGCTCATCTATTTCGGGCGGTAAGGGTGCTGTAGCGCTATAAGTGACGGCCGGATCTGCCCCCAGCACAACAGCTACTTCCAGGCGATTACCTGGCTTTTCGTATTCTTCTTTATCAAAATAAGTGCCATAGTTTGGTGGTTCAGAGGGCTGTCCATTGCCGTTCTGAGCCAGGGCACCGCTTGCTTTGATGCCACTTTCGTTCATGGCTTTGCGTCTGTTTTCTTCAAAATTGCGCGCGCCATCATGGTGTTTGTGCCAGTGCATGCCGGTTGTAACATTGTCAAACTTTTGCAGTCTGTACATGCCGACATTGCGGTTACCATGTTTAGGGTCTTTGGTAATGATGGCGCCCATCGTGACAAAGGGTCCGCCGTCTTCTGGCCAGCATTTGAGTATTGGGATTTTGTCGAGCATGGGAGAGTTGGGATCTGTGATCACAACTTCCTGGCAGGGAGCCGCACCACCGGTCACTTTAGGTGGGAATTTCGCCACTTCCATAAGCATCGGCAAAAATGCCAGCTTTTCCATAAAGCTCTCAGGTACTTTTGGTTTGATAAAGCCTCTGATGCGGTCAGCTATTGAGTTTAAGTCCTCTACTTCGAGTGACAAACACATGCGCTTATACGAGCCAAAGGTATTAATAAGCACAGGCATGTCATAGCCTTTGACATTAGTAAATAGCAGAGCTTTGTTATTGGCACCGCTTTTGCTGATACGGTCAGTTATTTCGGCTATTTCCAGATCGGCGGAGACCGGCGCAGTGATGCGCGTAAGCTCTCCCTGTCTGGACAAAACATCGATAAAGTCTCTCAGATCGTTATAAGCCATGGCTGCCTTTCTCTAAATCCCACAATATTATTGGCACATCGAGCGCCACTTGCTCAATTTTATATATAGATGTATCAAGGATTGCCAAGGGTTAGGTATAATCATATTTGAGGTGACTATGACTTACAAACGTTCAAATATAGTCTGTGTGCTCTGTTTACTGGCTGCCGCCTGCTTTGGCTTTCAGATTTTGGTGCAATCCATATCGGTTATCAATAGCTAACCTGACTTTAATTTACCTGCAAGTATAATTTATGGTGTCGACGCAGGTACTGGTTGCATGTTTGATATTGGCTTTAGGGCTTTAGTCGCGCGTATCACAGCAATTGCCCTTGGGCTCAGCTTTTTGGCTGTATTTGGCAGTGCAGTATTTGCCGCAAACAACGCACAGCTTGGGTTTCAGTATTATCAAGCTAAGCAATTTAGCAAAGCCATTCCGCTGCTCAAAAAGGCCAATGCCCAAAATCCTCGCGACCTGGCTATTCTCTTTTACTTAGGCTCGGCCGCTGCTTTTAGCGGTGATACTGCTCTGGCTATAGATGCCTTCAGTCGGCTTTATGTTGTAAGTGGCGGTATTGATAAATACACTTGTGCAGTAGATCCTCTCTATGCCAGATTGCGTAGCGTCAATCATCCTTACTCTTGTAGATCTGGTAGTTCGCTGATTCGCTGGCATCCTAAGTGTGTGCCTGTGCGCATCTTCATCACTGATGGTAAAGAGATACCAGCTGAGTTTGCCGGTAAAACTATTTCGTCAGACGCACTACTTAAGCTTTCGCCTTATTTTCATTCACCGGCCTATTTAAATTCTCTTGCTTTTGCTCAGGGTTACAATCCTGCTCAAAAATCAGCTGTACTTGCTGGTTTGTCGCAGTGGAGCTTTCTCAACAAAGAAAAATATCTCAGCTACACAGTGGTTAATGACCCCAGTCATGCTGATGTCATTGTCTTCTGGACCAATCGAATGGTGGCACGTAGTGGTTATACCTCTTATCCCCCCTCCCAGGGTGTCAGTTATCCACTGGCGTCAGTGCGGGGTTGTCCAGTTGTAGTGCAGTTTAATTCGCTTGATAGTCCCACCACAATGGCCCGTGCAGCCTGTCATGAGTTTGGGCACTGCTTTGGTTTGCAACACTCTCCTAACAAGTCAGACATCATGTATGAGACCTTAAATGGGGCCCAAAACCCTTCTTACAATATCTCTGACTGTGATCAGTTGACTATAAGAGCACTGTATAGAGTGCCGGCAGATATCTATTTGATGTCTAACTGATCGCATGTAATTGTCAGGTTGTGCATAAGTGTATATGCATACGGTGCGGTCTTTTGTCAGGTTGTGGTTCACGCGCTTGACTGCTTGTGTGTATATGCATTGTGGCTCTGTATGCCGCTTTTGGTATGTCTAAAATACTTGCTTAAATGAGATCTGGGGGACTTCTATTTGCTATTTGAGTCGCTATACTAATTACATAACCGGTGAGCAACCACTCGATGAGTTGATTGCTTTGAGCCGAGGGGCATTGTGGCAACGTCAGGTCTGCGCAGACCAGCAACAGTAGCAAGTAGCCCGCTGACCGCCAAAACTGACTATAGGCGGCAGAAATATCGAGTCCTACGCAAGTGGACAGCCAGACGATAGCATTAGCACCACCGCAGTTTATTCTGGGTGGTGTTTTTGTTTAATGGCTCTGGGGGCTATTTTCGAGACGCTTGAGCTCTTGATTGGTGATTTCTCGCCAGTGGGCCGCAACTGTCGGTAGCAATATGGGCACCATTGTCAGAGCCTGCTCTTTGAGATCGATCATTTCCTTTAGACGTTCGTCAAACTCACTAGCAGTCAGCTCATGGCGCATGACATCGACATAGTCTTTGATTGACTGATTGTCTGCGCCAACAAATACATAGCCAGGTGCGTCGGTTATTCTAAAGTGTTTTTGTAAAGG
Above is a window of Candidatus Obscuribacter sp. DNA encoding:
- a CDS encoding UbiD family decarboxylase; protein product: MAYNDLRDFIDVLSRQGELTRITAPVSADLEIAEITDRISKSGANNKALLFTNVKGYDMPVLINTFGSYKRMCLSLEVEDLNSIADRIRGFIKPKVPESFMEKLAFLPMLMEVAKFPPKVTGGAAPCQEVVITDPNSPMLDKIPILKCWPEDGGPFVTMGAIITKDPKHGNRNVGMYRLQKFDNVTTGMHWHKHHDGARNFEENRRKAMNESGIKASGALAQNGNGQPSEPPNYGTYFDKEEYEKPGNRLEVAVVLGADPAVTYSATAPLPPEIDELIFAGFLRQSPVRLTKCQTIDLEVPANAEIVIEGYVDQKDLKEEGPFGDHTGFYSLAGLFPVFHVTAVTHRKEPIYQTTIVGKPPQEDCYLGKATERIFMPMVQMLVPEIVDMNLPWEGVFHNCVIVAIDKRFPGHAKKVMSALWGLGQLMFTKFAIIVDKEVNVHNLSEVALHVFGNTDPRRDMMFADGPLDILDHASPLMGYGSKVGIDATKKWKSEGFDRSWPAPIVMSEAVSSLVDSRWSEYGFAEVSKGASLFGLKR
- a CDS encoding matrixin family metalloprotease: MFDIGFRALVARITAIALGLSFLAVFGSAVFAANNAQLGFQYYQAKQFSKAIPLLKKANAQNPRDLAILFYLGSAAAFSGDTALAIDAFSRLYVVSGGIDKYTCAVDPLYARLRSVNHPYSCRSGSSLIRWHPKCVPVRIFITDGKEIPAEFAGKTISSDALLKLSPYFHSPAYLNSLAFAQGYNPAQKSAVLAGLSQWSFLNKEKYLSYTVVNDPSHADVIVFWTNRMVARSGYTSYPPSQGVSYPLASVRGCPVVVQFNSLDSPTTMARAACHEFGHCFGLQHSPNKSDIMYETLNGAQNPSYNISDCDQLTIRALYRVPADIYLMSN